One region of Gossypium raimondii isolate GPD5lz chromosome 6, ASM2569854v1, whole genome shotgun sequence genomic DNA includes:
- the LOC105773398 gene encoding acyl carrier protein 2, chloroplastic: MAAFASISASSLPAPATIPFAKGSISQHKSFTTIGCPVVCNGLKLIPKIQFSKERNKFSTRSSCFKTSVSCSLAQPETLKTVQNTIAKQLSIDASSVTPDTKFADLGADSLDTVEIMMALEEQFGVSVGEGGAENITTVQDAADLIEKVKAAAA, translated from the exons ATGGCTGCTTTTGCTTCAATCTCCGCATCTTCATTGCCCGCCCCTGCTACAATTCCTTTTGCCAAAGGATCTATTTCTCAGCACAAAAGCTTCACCACCATT GGATGTCCTGTAGTATGCAATGGATTGAAGCTTATTCCAAAGATTCAATTCTCCAAGGAGAGAAACAAATTTTCGACTCGATCTAGCTGCTTTAAGACATCAGTTTCATGCTCTCTT GCTCAACCTGAGACATTGAAAACCGTCCAAAATACCATTGCCAAGCAATTGTCAATTGATGCGAGTTCAGTGACTCCTGATACTAAATTTGCTGATCTAGGAGCTGATTCACTTGACACG GTGGAGATAATGATGGCGTTGGAGGAACAATTTGGAGTTTCAGTCGGAGAAGGCGGAGCTGAGAACATCACAACCGTCCAAGATGCCGCGGACTTGATTGAGAAAGTGAAAGCTGCTGCTGCATAG